The Pungitius pungitius chromosome 15, fPunPun2.1, whole genome shotgun sequence nucleotide sequence TTGGTCTCATCTAAATATATaacaaatatgttattataGTATAAAATCtgcattgttttcaataataatGTGGAATTGCAAGAAAAGGGTTAGGAACGTTTTGTACATAGAAATTCTCTctatttggtcaattaaaataTCTGGGCCATTTGCGTGGCTtacttatatatttttttttacttggtgaAATGTGAAACACAATACACTACCTAAACTCTAAATGACAAATTAAGAAGAGAAATACTTTCAATATTTAAgtagtaaaaaagaaagaaagtaaaaagtaaaaaactcacacacacacagtagttgGCATCAGATTTAttgactttatttattcaacctAATTCACACAAATTAATTGTAGTGTCACATTATCATGTCTGAGGATGCTGAGGTGCAGTGAAATATAAAAAGTGATGTTactaaaataattttaaatctctggcaaataaaatgataagaaaaaactaaacacgCAACTAACTGTTAACACAGATTGAGGAAGACTGTCTTTATCCTCATGTCGATTCTACTAATGTCTGTTAAGTGCACGTGTGACACAAAGGAagatttttttgggggaaaaaaaaattagtGTGTATCTTTCTTAAAAAATGACAGAtggattcaaacaaacaaaagcacacagtTCTTTGTACAACTAAAGGCCAACACGTACAGAACACTCAGAAAGGAGCATGCAAGACCAAGACAAATACAGAGTGAATGACTAGACATGCTAACGTTTCCACTGGAAGAGCCAGCCAGTTTCTAACATCATGCCTTCAGAAGCAAGTGGACGTGATGAGAAACTACAGCTGTGTCTGCCGGggtgggggcggagggggggggggcagagggggtcCTGCCACAATTTTCAGCATCTACAGCGAAGCGAAAGAGACACGACTCAGATTGAAAGAAGGGAAACAatgacattcaaacacacacacacaaacacacacacgtacgtacacacacacacacacacacacacacaagctccagCTAGGTGGGATGCATTCACTCTAGGAGGCGGTGAATTTCCTCAGCGTGATGACGATCAGGGCGAGAAGGACAGATGCTCCCAGGAAGACCGCTATAACAATGGCTGTGATGGCCCCCGGCCCCAGCCCCCCTGCAACGCACACAGCGACTCCACTTCAGCCGTTTGAACACACACTACCGACACACATGTGGTGCGCGACGCGTCGGGCCTTACCCTCCTCCCCGTCCAGGGGGTGAGAGTGTGTGGCGTCCTCGTAGTCGAAGGGCTGCTCCGTCCTGCCCTGGAAGGGGTCTCTGGTGGTGAGGTCACCGGGGGGCTCTCCGGACATGGTGTCCTGGTTGTCTCTGGTTGTCGAGTCTGCGGCTGTCTCTGCAAACCGAGAATAcgaacaaaaaataacacacagaATTCCTACAGTATGGCGACTTTTGCTGTGTTTGACTTTGTTGGTGAAGCCGGAGGCCTCCAGCTGCAGACATGGCCTCTTCTGTAacagcttctctctgtctcGCTGGGTCAGGCATAAGGATGTCTTTGTAGAGGATGGACATTTCGTCCGTCCGTGCCACAGTTAGCCTCTCGATGTGTTTTAAGGTTTCAGTCAACAATTGTCCTTTCACCAAGGTTTGGTAAATTATTTTTAGTAGAGTATCCTGtatacttttttcccccctttgtgGCTCGTGCGAGACGCAGGGATTTGCAGTCTGTTTTCATTCCATCCGACATCACCATCTGCCATTGACCCCATCTGAGCATGAAGTGACCCCGAGACCTCGACAGCAGCCTGAGAAACATTCCTGCCTGCTGAGGTAGGTAGACTCTTAAAATGCATCATCATTGACATGCTTTATTAACTCAACGGCACAGTGTTCTTTTCAAACTTGTTTTCCAACCCCTTAAACATAAGAACATTTCACGCCCCCCCTCCGCTGTTATCACAGAAGCCTCTCATGGTCGCTCTCGGCGATTGGGAACGCGTCCACCCAGCACACGGAGCCCTGGAGAAGTGTTTCACCCCAGCACGTTCCCTCGGCTGTCTCCTGAATCCCGATGCGAGTATTTCGATGCTGGCGTGTTGACCGAGGTGGTGCGGCAGCTTCCTGTCCCGTAGCTGGCTGGAGGTTCGGAGCCTCCGGGCCTCCGGCCAGCTCACTCATCAATGAGGCCTTCAGCCCAGCGCACAAAAGGCAGCTTGTGCGGTCGAAGGAGGGCGTCGGGCTGCAACCAGCGACAACCGGCCCGGGGCCCAGAGCAGGCAGCGGCCGGGTGCTGGGTGTCAAACAAACTTGTTTATTAAATAGTCAATGTGTGTAAAAGGCTGTGCCCTCTGGACAGCTTGACTTAATTAAGGGGGGGGTGGCTAAATAACAACATGATGTTTCCATGGGTGTTTGTTTTCCATGAGGAAAAGAGTTGACAGTTCAACAGACACTTTTGTTGTAAGGTGGGCGACCGCGTGGGGTGAGCTGAGAGCGTCACACCACACTGGTAAATCCTGCTGCTTTATTTGGGTTGAGGTAAGTTCAGCTTTGCTTGTGTCACAACGGAACGGGATTACGCCTCAGCGCCTGGGCAGCCCCCGGTTGGGAATGACTCCACCACATGACACTTTTTAGAGACATGACTCCATGTGTCAATCAAGAGCCCCCCGTGTCTTTGCACAGGTCCAGACTAATAAAAGCA carries:
- the snorc gene encoding protein SNORC, producing the protein MVHSRSACRFLLLLLLSVLVAFVHTETAADSTTRDNQDTMSGEPPGDLTTRDPFQGRTEQPFDYEDATHSHPLDGEEGGLGPGAITAIVIAVFLGASVLLALIVITLRKFTAS